The Diachasmimorpha longicaudata isolate KC_UGA_2023 chromosome 14, iyDiaLong2, whole genome shotgun sequence genome includes a region encoding these proteins:
- the LOC135169128 gene encoding uncharacterized protein LOC135169128 produces the protein MLRTGVVHSTLGDSVVRAALGRGCPQGGVISPLLWLVVVDGLLTGLEKASTLHSKMQKALDYVQHWCISKRLRVNPGKTEMVHFTCRRRGAVKAPSIYNTMLEFSGEVKYLRIWLDKKLSWKKHIAMQTSKVTLTYWECRRMFGSTWGVRPRMVKCIYTAIMTPQLTYAAAVTTPSSALEALLFMQPPHLIIREEAIKAAARLRLQGTWKGARNGHASVFRADGGLEGLLSRGAEACRPRWHFRRKFSVNLGWGETPSGEDTDWSPPRDLVWYTDGSGVSGRAGAVVWSEGPAIARTIGLDSHATVLQTELAALRTCARMILERGDKGKKIFIYSDSRRALRVILRYECCSNLLGECVELMEEIAVNNRLEVAWIPGHAGIKGNEKADELAKNGSNRAFRGEVEHVVVHTDFVKDLVKERGDRRIVERWDSETGARHTKSFLEKPTRKIAETLLGLNRAKLRAIMGLITGQWPLALYLSRIGKGADPLCKRCGLTEEDPPHLCTRDSGLDEARWDVFGSACTDICVDRDGIKGLYEFARRAQILDTSD, from the exons atgctccgaacaggagttgtccactccacccttggggacagtgTGGTAAGGGCTGCGTTagggaggggctgcccgcaggggggagttatctctcctctgctatggctcgtcgttgttgacggcctcctcactggactcga gaagGCGAGCACGCTACATAGCAAAATGCAGaaggcgctggactatgttcagcacTGGTGCATATCGAAGCGCCTAAGGGTGaacccaggcaaaacggagatggtgcactttaCATGCAGAAGGAGAGGTGCTGTAAaagctccctccatttataacACAATGCTCGAATTCTCGGGGGAGGTCAAATACCTACGTATTTGGCTCGAcaagaagctcagctggaaaaagcatatcgccatgcagactagcaaggtcacTCTGACATACTGGGAGTGCAGGCGAATGTtcggaagcacatggggtGTAAGGCCGAGGATGGTCAAGTGTATCTACACAgccattatgaccccacagctaacatacgcagccgccgt aacgaccccgagctcagcgttggaggccctgctctttatgcaaccgccacacctaattataagggaGGAGGCGATAAAAGCGGCCGCAAGATtgcggctacagggaacatggaaGGGAGCCAGGAATGGGCACGCTAGTGTCTTCCGCGCGGATGGAGGGCTGGAAGGGCTATTGTCGCGCGGTGCTGAAGCCTGCAGACCCagatggcactttcgcagaaagttctcCGTCAACCTTGGGtggggggaaaccccgtcaggagAGGACACCGACTGGTCGCCGCCCCGCGAtctagtctggtatacggacggatcaggggtgagcggacgggcaggaGCGGtggtctggtcagaggggcccgcaatagcgaggaccattgggctggactcgcacgcaaccgtgctccagactgaGCTGGCTGCCCTAAGGacctgcgccaggatgatcctggagagaggggacaagggcaaaaagatcttcatctactcagacaGCAGGCGCGCGCTGAGGGTaatactcaggtatgagtgttgcTCTAATTTATTGGGTGAATGCGttgagctgatggaggaaattgccgtaaataatcggcttGAGGTGGCTtggattccgggccacgctggcatcaaaggcaatgagaaagccgatgagctagcaaagaacggtagcAACAGGGCCTTTCGGGGagaggtggagcacgtagtCGTGCACACCGACTTTGTCaaggacctggtcaaggagCGTGGGGATAGGAGGATtgtggagagatgggactcggagacgggtgccagGCACACGAAATCCTTCCTAGAAAAACCCACTAGGAAGATCGCAGAGACTTTattgggcctaaacagggctAAGCTCCGAGCTATaatggggcttatcactggacaatGGCCCTTGGCTCTGTATTTATCGAGGATAGGCAAAGGGgctgaccccctatgcaaaagatgcgggttgacggaggaggatcctcctcacctatgcacaagagaCAGCGGGCTCGATGAAGCCAGGTGGGATGTTTTTGGGTCTGCATGCACAGATATATgcgtcgacagggacgggatcaaggggctctatgagtttgctcgtagggcacagatactcgatacaagcgactag
- the LOC135169087 gene encoding uncharacterized protein LOC135169087 → MTSEEYQFTSTEEMNNFEDGDTAMDLTGYVDAIEGMKVLKTHQKRVFKFLLNNGAGKRMKVLLWAGDVLKYQSQVTMYQVVELTMGKIRDMNLKLPLPRGKDYVLTEYHFQPASTLTCIGVYKKDDYYQDYEEVSLGEIMSKTTRICTEVYLRTAFKSVTTATEVQAMGLTIDKQFKLSVGIVSFSPNPENKQGVCVKIRGILEKNKMRGVFLKVDDMSCIEIVDAKTMTVSEMKNVAISATSKRRSEGSLPLSKRSKENESPNKGKME, encoded by the exons ATGACATCAGAGGAGTATCAATTCACCTCAACTGAGGAGATGAACAATTTTGAGGATGGTGACACggccat ggATTTAACCGGATACGTTGACGCGATCGAAGGCATGAAAGTGTTGAAGACACATCAGAAACgagttttcaaatttcttctTAATAATGGTGCTGGTAAACGAATGAAAGTCTTGCTATGGGCAGGAGACGTattgaaatatcaaagccaAGTAACCATGTACCAG GTTGTCGAATTGACGATGGGAAAAATTCGTGACATGAACCTGAAACTTCCCCTTCCTCGAGGAAAGGACTACGTCCTGACGGAATACCATTTTCAACCTGCCAGCACATTGACCTGTATTGGAGTTTATAAAAAGGACGATTATTATCAGGATTACGAAGAAGTTTCTCTTGGAGAGATCATGTCAAAGACTACTCGAATCTGCACTGAAGTGTATCTTCGAACGGCATTCAAATCAGTTACCACAGCTACAGAAGTTCAGGCGATGGGCTTGACTATTGATAAGCAGTTCAAGTTATCAGTGGGAATCGTAAGCTTCTCACCAAATCCAGAAAATAAACAAGGTGTTTGCGTGAAGATTAGAGGAAttctggagaaaaataaaatgagaggTGTATTTTTGAAAGTCGATGACATGTCATGTATCGAAATTGTGGATGCTAAGACAATGACTGTATCAGAGATGAAGAATGTTGCCATTTCAGCGACATCAAAACGTCGTTCAGAGGGATCATTGCCCTTATCAAAACGCAGCAAGGAAAATGAATCTCCCAACAAAGGGAAAATGGAATAA
- the LOC135169197 gene encoding uncharacterized protein LOC135169197, which produces MKKKNSTRRLGHKSAGSTQSGSKILKVNNKKTSEIMQAREKRLKLAEKKKADFIAREKRRELAKEKQRQFRARESEKNRSKDNTSKDIIPEPMMELDSSIEIIPSTPSVINLILEREGEDAQHGSLNFAASTPTSKYLINQSYEFLD; this is translated from the exons atgaagaaaaaaaactcaaccagacgattgggccataaatcagccggtagcactcaaagtggctctaaaatcctgaaagtcaataataaaaaaacaagtgaaatcatgcaa gctcgcgaaaaacgtttaaaactcgcggaaaaaaagaaggccgactttatcgctcgcgaaaaacgtcgcgaactagctaaggaaaaacaaagacaatttagagctcgcgaatcagaaaaaaatcgatccaaggacaacacatcgaaggatatcatccctgagcccatgatggaattggattcatcgatcgagatcattcccagcactccatcggtaattaatttaatcctggaacgcgagggtgaagatgctcagcatggatcattgaatttcgcggcctcaacccctacaagtaagtacttaatcaatcaatcatacgaatttttagattag
- the LOC135169088 gene encoding uncharacterized protein LOC135169088 — MQATRRDREYLRASNAWFRWEDAEGEILEGENIFAIQDLHARAAKWLADAEDEAFMAGARWEGGVGPDTPRARWVRAVRRESRQFEAEGEQVLALYDVEDAWALRILFGEESTQPDLTEEDWSLEQWD, encoded by the exons atgcAGGCCACCAGGAGGGACAGGGAATACCTCAGGGCGTCCAATGCGTGGTTTCGCTGGGAGGACGCAGAGGGTGAAATCCTGGaaggcgaaaatattttcgccatccaggattTGCACGCCAGGGCCGCCAAATGGTTGGCGGATGCCGAGGACGAGGCCTTCATG GCCGGAGCCCGTTGGGAGGGAGGTGTTGGGCCGGACACCCCGAGAGCGCGGTGGGTCCGCGCTGTGAGGCGCGAGTCGCGCCAGTTCGAGGCCGAGGGCGAGCAGGTGCTCGCCCTCTACGATGTCGAGGATGCCTGGGCCCTCAGGATCCTCTTCGGGGAGGAGTCCACCCAGCCTGACCTGACGGAGGAGGACTGGTCcctggagcagtgggactga